A genomic stretch from Flavobacterium sp. KS-LB2 includes:
- a CDS encoding TIGR01777 family oxidoreductase codes for MKKNVLISGGSGFIGSHLTGLLIANGYSVSILSRNEKQNKGDIFYYKWDVANQTIDEKAVLNADFIIHLAGENIAEKRWTAKRKAEIIDSREKSTQLLYAVLKKNNKKLDAFISASAVGIYGAINGEEICSEDSTYANDFLGYTCQKWEGAIDFIENLNIRTVKIRTGLVLGKNDGFLKKLIPLFQFRLGSALGSGEQYMPWIHVDDLCAIYLQAVMNPNIEGAYNAAVLDNTTNSIFSKTLARIFGYSIWLPNVPAFVLKLVMGEMAVIVLTGRRVSSDKIEQTGFQFQFKNLEEALRNCLMK; via the coding sequence ATGAAAAAAAATGTTTTAATAAGCGGAGGTTCTGGATTTATTGGTAGTCATTTAACAGGTTTATTGATTGCGAATGGGTATTCAGTTTCTATCCTAAGTAGAAATGAAAAACAAAATAAAGGAGACATATTCTATTACAAATGGGATGTTGCCAATCAGACAATAGATGAAAAAGCAGTTTTGAATGCAGATTTTATTATCCACTTAGCAGGTGAAAATATTGCAGAGAAAAGATGGACTGCCAAACGAAAAGCTGAAATTATTGATAGTAGAGAAAAGTCAACTCAGTTGTTGTATGCTGTTTTAAAAAAGAATAATAAAAAGTTGGATGCTTTTATTTCTGCTTCGGCAGTAGGTATTTATGGTGCTATAAATGGGGAGGAAATTTGTTCAGAGGATTCAACTTATGCAAATGATTTTCTGGGGTACACCTGTCAGAAATGGGAAGGCGCTATAGATTTTATTGAAAACCTAAACATTCGCACGGTAAAAATCCGTACTGGATTAGTATTAGGTAAAAATGATGGTTTTCTAAAAAAACTGATTCCTTTGTTTCAATTTAGATTGGGATCTGCATTGGGATCTGGAGAGCAATACATGCCTTGGATTCATGTGGATGACTTGTGTGCCATCTATTTGCAGGCAGTTATGAATCCAAATATTGAAGGTGCTTATAATGCAGCCGTTCTTGATAATACCACTAATTCTATTTTTTCTAAAACCCTAGCACGTATTTTTGGTTATTCTATTTGGTTGCCTAATGTTCCGGCTTTTGTACTAAAATTGGTCATGGGCGAAATGGCCGTAATTGTCTTGACCGGAAGAAGAGTGTCCTCAGATAAAATTGAACAGACGGGTTTTCAATTTCAATTTAAAAATCTGGAAGAAGCGCTACGAAATTGTTTAATGAAATAA